Proteins encoded together in one Microbacterium sp. ABRD28 window:
- a CDS encoding glycosyltransferase family 4 protein: protein MIATAVETTPFVARYAEDRKAKSLALIQHFETWAATEEFIFSAWRSVDERIVIAPWLEEKCRMAGVSSHLLPNALDPTAFPPGPPLKDRRHLVLSLLSPHDYKRPDVVVAALEALAQLRPGTEVVAFGQATESPVASDVVRYVPDPSPSELRSLYQTAQVYLCGSDAEGWHLPPAEATLSGAAVVSTDIGGVRASMADDALYAPPGDVDGLAHQVLRVMSDLDAAQRRVDRARDRLLSVTVENNARALLNVAGLRPTDLPTES from the coding sequence GTGATCGCAACGGCGGTCGAGACAACCCCGTTCGTCGCCAGGTACGCAGAAGACCGTAAAGCAAAATCGCTCGCCCTCATCCAGCATTTCGAGACCTGGGCCGCGACCGAGGAGTTCATCTTCTCGGCGTGGCGATCGGTCGACGAGCGCATCGTTATCGCCCCGTGGCTAGAGGAGAAGTGCCGGATGGCGGGTGTTTCCAGCCACCTCCTGCCGAATGCGCTGGACCCCACAGCGTTTCCTCCGGGTCCGCCGCTGAAAGACCGACGCCACCTGGTTCTGTCGCTGCTCTCCCCTCACGACTACAAGCGGCCGGACGTCGTCGTCGCCGCCTTAGAGGCATTAGCGCAACTCAGGCCGGGAACCGAGGTAGTGGCATTCGGACAGGCAACCGAATCCCCTGTCGCGAGTGACGTGGTTCGATACGTGCCTGACCCGTCGCCGTCCGAGCTGCGGTCCCTTTACCAGACAGCGCAGGTATACCTGTGCGGCAGCGATGCCGAGGGGTGGCACTTACCGCCTGCCGAGGCAACATTGAGCGGAGCCGCGGTCGTATCGACAGACATAGGTGGAGTCCGTGCATCGATGGCCGATGATGCGCTGTACGCGCCACCGGGAGATGTCGATGGTCTTGCGCATCAGGTGCTACGAGTGATGAGCGACCTGGACGCCGCACAACGGAGAGTCGACCGCGCGCGGGACCGCCTGTTGAGCGTCACCGTGGAAAATAATGCACGCGCCCTTCTGAATGTCGCTGGCCTTCGCCCGACTGACCTTCCCACGGAGAGCTAG
- a CDS encoding DUF6541 family protein has product MSWWVLAAVCAASVAVVAVPGSLLGLILGLRGLQLWALAWPFGGTVIAVAGVISGVQGPLQWWAAPFAVSFIILAIACSVIRAFVRPRPIPASAASEVRPRGGPRDRSVLLSLGIAASIISVQLAVIFGDPQAISQTFDNVFHLNAVQYIGDTANASPLHVGGMTSASGAAAFYPALWHASVSLIAETTGAPIALAANAFALTISAFAWPAGVLLLTRTVFRPSGVLTVAAGVLSAASPAYPVLMIDYGVLYPYHLALAFLPAAVASALPVIGVGSTEQPRWLCALATLGSLPALVLAHPSAFVAWLVFVGVGAITSYVALLVTRPPRLRVIRATVWLVLFAVVAAASWKLLKPPPGSRLWPPTETLAQALGEAATASYYGAAIPALLSLTLVIGVVTAARRHTAGDIWILAAAAAGTLLYLAVSSFDWWTLRDLLVASWYNNAPRLAAIMPTLIVPVAASGAATLWHLLNKRSLRDAAFPRKAAAAIVLGALLVAQVYASGSSTVNAGRSYAAGPGAPLLTDDEQELLQEVDRYVPPDGVIAGNPWTGTALAYALADRRVLLAHTIAESNPDIELINNELRTAVPGSPVCDALSREGVTHVLDFGDQEVHGGAHPYPGLERLRSSAAVKLETAVGSVSLYEVTGCDG; this is encoded by the coding sequence ATGTCGTGGTGGGTACTGGCGGCTGTGTGCGCGGCAAGTGTGGCGGTCGTCGCTGTGCCTGGGTCCCTGCTCGGTCTTATCCTCGGGCTGCGTGGGCTTCAGCTCTGGGCTCTCGCATGGCCATTCGGCGGGACGGTGATCGCAGTCGCCGGCGTCATCTCAGGGGTCCAGGGTCCGCTGCAGTGGTGGGCAGCGCCGTTTGCCGTGTCCTTCATCATCCTGGCCATTGCGTGCTCGGTCATCCGGGCCTTTGTTCGCCCCCGCCCTATTCCGGCGTCGGCCGCATCGGAGGTTCGGCCCCGGGGCGGTCCCCGCGACCGCTCTGTCTTGTTGTCTTTGGGGATCGCCGCTTCGATCATCTCCGTGCAGCTGGCAGTCATATTCGGCGACCCGCAGGCGATCTCGCAGACGTTCGACAACGTCTTCCACCTGAACGCTGTTCAATACATCGGAGATACGGCGAACGCATCCCCCCTCCACGTCGGGGGCATGACGAGTGCGTCTGGCGCGGCTGCGTTCTATCCCGCCCTTTGGCATGCGTCCGTGAGCCTCATCGCGGAAACTACAGGCGCGCCGATCGCCTTAGCGGCGAACGCCTTCGCCCTCACGATCTCGGCCTTCGCCTGGCCAGCCGGTGTTCTGCTTCTCACGCGTACCGTCTTCCGGCCAAGCGGCGTCCTGACCGTTGCCGCCGGCGTGCTCAGCGCGGCGTCGCCCGCGTACCCGGTATTGATGATCGACTACGGGGTTCTTTATCCGTATCATCTGGCTCTCGCGTTCCTCCCCGCCGCTGTAGCTTCAGCGCTCCCTGTCATCGGAGTCGGGTCGACGGAGCAACCACGTTGGCTTTGCGCCCTCGCCACACTCGGCTCGCTGCCTGCCCTCGTCCTCGCCCATCCGAGCGCCTTCGTAGCGTGGCTCGTGTTTGTCGGCGTGGGGGCAATCACGAGCTACGTTGCGTTGCTCGTTACACGGCCCCCTCGGCTACGCGTGATCCGCGCGACCGTATGGCTTGTCCTGTTCGCGGTCGTCGCCGCCGCAAGCTGGAAATTGCTCAAGCCGCCGCCAGGATCCCGTTTGTGGCCGCCCACGGAAACGCTTGCTCAAGCGCTCGGTGAAGCCGCCACGGCCTCTTACTACGGGGCGGCTATCCCTGCTCTGCTCTCGCTGACCCTGGTCATTGGTGTCGTGACCGCCGCGAGGAGGCACACCGCCGGCGATATCTGGATACTGGCGGCCGCGGCCGCGGGAACGCTTCTCTACCTCGCGGTGAGCTCGTTCGACTGGTGGACACTCAGGGACCTTCTCGTGGCCAGTTGGTACAACAATGCCCCGCGCCTTGCCGCTATCATGCCCACTTTGATCGTGCCGGTAGCTGCAAGCGGTGCGGCTACGCTATGGCACTTGCTGAACAAGAGGTCCCTTCGGGACGCCGCGTTCCCACGAAAAGCGGCAGCGGCGATCGTACTGGGTGCTCTCCTCGTTGCGCAGGTTTACGCGTCTGGCTCGTCCACCGTCAACGCTGGCCGCTCCTATGCCGCGGGGCCTGGTGCGCCGCTGTTGACGGATGACGAGCAGGAGCTACTCCAAGAGGTCGACCGCTACGTTCCGCCAGACGGAGTCATAGCAGGCAACCCGTGGACGGGCACCGCTCTGGCCTATGCGCTTGCGGACCGACGCGTCTTGCTCGCCCACACGATCGCCGAGTCGAACCCTGACATCGAGCTAATCAACAATGAATTGCGCACAGCGGTTCCTGGGTCACCCGTGTGCGATGCGTTGTCCAGAGAAGGGGTAACTCATGTGCTGGACTTCGGCGACCAGGAGGTGCATGGCGGAGCTCACCCGTATCCGGGGCTGGAGCGCCTCCGTTCGTCCGCCGCTGTCAAGCTGGAAACCGCCGTCGGATCAGTCTCTCTCTACGAAGTGACCGGCTGCGATGGGTAA
- the glf gene encoding UDP-galactopyranose mutase gives MDLLIVGSGFFGLTIAERAAAAGRRVTVIDRRDHIGGNAYSEFEGSTGIEVHRYGAHLFHTSNPAVWEYVNRFTAFTNYVHRVYTNHKGEVFPLPINLGTINQFFRAAYGPAEARELIGRQAEEFDAKDAANLEERAIALIGRPLYEAFIRDYTAKQWQTDPRSLPAEVISRLPVRYGYDNRYFNDTWEGLPVDGYTAWLERMADHPKIDVKLNVDFFDEAQPLNKRATVGQLPIVYTGPVDRYFDYQEGSLSWRTLDFEEEVLEVGDFQGTSVMNYADADVPYTRIHEFKHFHPERSQRYPADRTVIMREYSRFAAEGDEPYYPVNTPDDRAGLLAYRRLTEGEPDVHFGGRLGTYQYLDMHMAIGSALSMWNNHLA, from the coding sequence ATGGATCTCCTCATCGTCGGCTCAGGCTTCTTCGGCTTGACAATCGCCGAGCGCGCCGCAGCCGCTGGCCGCAGAGTCACCGTTATCGACCGGCGCGACCATATCGGCGGCAATGCCTACAGCGAGTTCGAGGGTTCGACGGGAATCGAGGTGCATCGATATGGAGCCCACCTCTTCCATACGTCCAATCCGGCGGTGTGGGAGTACGTGAATCGCTTCACGGCCTTCACCAACTACGTCCATCGTGTGTACACGAATCACAAGGGTGAGGTCTTCCCTCTTCCGATCAATCTCGGAACCATCAACCAGTTCTTCCGAGCAGCCTATGGACCCGCAGAAGCACGAGAGCTCATCGGTCGCCAGGCAGAAGAGTTCGATGCCAAGGACGCGGCCAATCTCGAAGAGAGAGCGATCGCTTTAATCGGTCGGCCCCTTTACGAGGCGTTCATCAGGGACTACACGGCGAAGCAGTGGCAGACGGATCCTCGGAGCCTCCCTGCCGAGGTGATCAGCAGGCTGCCCGTCCGATACGGATACGACAACCGGTACTTCAACGACACCTGGGAAGGACTCCCGGTCGATGGCTACACCGCGTGGCTCGAGCGCATGGCCGACCACCCGAAAATTGACGTGAAGTTGAACGTGGACTTCTTCGACGAAGCCCAGCCGCTGAACAAGCGGGCCACGGTGGGTCAGCTCCCGATCGTGTACACCGGTCCCGTCGACCGCTACTTCGACTACCAGGAAGGGTCGCTGTCCTGGCGGACACTTGATTTCGAGGAAGAGGTGCTCGAAGTCGGAGACTTCCAAGGCACGAGCGTCATGAATTATGCCGATGCTGATGTGCCCTACACCCGCATACACGAGTTCAAGCACTTCCACCCTGAGCGATCACAGCGTTATCCCGCTGACCGAACAGTCATCATGCGGGAGTACTCACGCTTCGCCGCGGAAGGTGATGAGCCGTATTACCCCGTGAACACGCCCGATGACCGCGCTGGTTTGCTTGCTTACCGCCGTCTGACGGAGGGGGAGCCCGACGTGCACTTCGGCGGTCGCTTGGGCACGTATCAGTACCTGGACATGCACATGGCGATTGGATCAGCGCTGTCGATGTGGAACAACCACCTAGCGTGA
- a CDS encoding glycosyltransferase: MERVVVNRTVFPVEGVAEVSALYVDTGTSDGSQPGEAYEILDRRSIRIYAHKRVSLSTYFNAFPASYWQRWTGVRQITLVVELKGKGLLSVYKSTARGRATAVASKQFENDTVEFDLPLRSFVDGGYYWFDIACGQADATLVSAEWQVAATDDWTPGRATVGITTFNRPTYCLNQIIAVGENPDVHDVIDRLVVVDQGTDLVEAQPGFGAAAARLGDRLDLLRQPNLGGSGGFSRAMLESLDGASRYVLLLDDDAISEPEAIARAVRFADFASAPTIVGGGMLHLDDRSVLYTQGEVWDSRKSWMLPSGGSEYDHDFAEDPLRSTSELHRRLHADFNGWWMCLIPTEVLREIGLSLPVFLKFDDIEFSLRALERGYPTVCMPGVAVWHMAWHDKDPTRTWEEYFIHRNRILTGLLRSHVADGGYLPLHSFLGDVKLLFMLQYSTVRLRHQALQDVFAGPSALPQSLASKQAEARSLRESYSDARVVEDLSTLPPVRRSSRVFFGAVRRPTNPLAALALAVRVAIRQLLLKEAVGSRENPERIIPAPDITWWRFADIDSALVTSPDGVGVAWYQRDRATMRRFLVRSLRLNLRLRRQWKTLQDSYRAAVPDLTSAEAWAKILQVGNSS; this comes from the coding sequence ATGGAACGGGTGGTCGTGAACCGCACGGTGTTCCCTGTGGAGGGAGTCGCGGAGGTCTCCGCTCTCTATGTCGACACAGGCACCTCAGACGGGTCGCAGCCCGGAGAAGCGTACGAGATCCTAGATCGCCGCTCCATTCGAATCTACGCACACAAGCGTGTGTCCTTGAGCACGTATTTCAACGCTTTCCCGGCGAGCTATTGGCAGCGCTGGACCGGCGTGCGCCAGATCACGCTCGTGGTGGAGCTCAAAGGCAAGGGCCTCTTGTCCGTCTACAAGTCAACGGCCCGGGGACGAGCGACGGCGGTTGCCTCGAAGCAATTCGAGAATGACACGGTGGAATTTGACCTTCCGCTGCGGTCGTTCGTCGACGGGGGCTACTACTGGTTCGACATCGCTTGCGGTCAGGCTGACGCGACTCTCGTCTCCGCAGAGTGGCAGGTCGCCGCAACGGATGACTGGACGCCGGGTCGCGCAACAGTCGGCATCACGACCTTCAACCGCCCGACGTACTGCTTGAATCAGATCATCGCCGTTGGTGAGAACCCGGATGTGCACGACGTCATCGACCGGCTGGTCGTCGTCGACCAGGGCACGGACCTGGTGGAGGCTCAGCCGGGTTTCGGCGCCGCGGCGGCCCGGCTCGGGGATCGACTGGATCTTCTCCGTCAGCCAAACCTCGGTGGTTCGGGGGGCTTCTCTCGAGCGATGTTGGAATCTCTCGATGGCGCCTCGCGCTATGTTCTCCTTCTCGACGACGATGCCATCTCCGAGCCGGAGGCGATCGCCCGCGCCGTTCGGTTCGCCGACTTCGCGTCCGCACCAACGATTGTTGGGGGAGGGATGCTCCACCTGGATGACCGTTCAGTGCTCTACACCCAGGGTGAGGTGTGGGACTCGCGGAAATCTTGGATGTTGCCCTCCGGGGGGAGCGAGTACGACCACGATTTCGCCGAGGATCCTCTTCGGTCGACGTCCGAACTGCACCGTCGCCTCCACGCCGACTTCAACGGTTGGTGGATGTGTCTCATCCCTACGGAGGTGCTCCGTGAAATCGGGCTGTCGCTACCGGTGTTCCTGAAGTTCGACGACATCGAGTTCTCCTTACGTGCGCTCGAACGCGGCTATCCCACCGTCTGCATGCCTGGAGTGGCGGTCTGGCACATGGCATGGCACGACAAAGACCCCACGCGCACCTGGGAGGAGTACTTCATCCATCGGAACAGAATCCTGACGGGCCTCCTACGCTCGCATGTCGCAGACGGCGGCTACCTTCCTCTGCACTCCTTCCTGGGTGATGTGAAGCTCCTCTTCATGCTTCAGTACTCGACGGTTCGGTTGCGGCACCAGGCTCTTCAGGATGTGTTCGCCGGTCCGAGTGCACTGCCTCAGTCACTCGCTTCCAAGCAAGCCGAGGCGCGTTCATTGCGGGAGTCCTACTCGGACGCCCGAGTCGTTGAGGACCTTTCCACTCTTCCCCCCGTCCGGCGGTCATCGCGTGTCTTCTTCGGCGCAGTGCGTCGACCCACCAACCCCCTGGCCGCCCTTGCACTCGCCGTCCGTGTCGCAATTCGCCAACTTCTGCTGAAAGAAGCGGTGGGAAGCAGGGAGAACCCGGAGCGGATCATTCCCGCGCCGGACATCACATGGTGGCGCTTCGCAGACATCGACTCGGCGCTCGTGACCTCTCCCGACGGTGTCGGCGTCGCCTGGTACCAGCGTGACCGCGCCACGATGCGTCGCTTCCTGGTTCGAAGCCTGAGGCTGAACCTGCGTCTGCGTCGTCAGTGGAAGACGCTGCAGGATTCGTATCGTGCGGCGGTGCCGGACCTCACCTCTGCGGAAGCGTGGGCGAAGATCCTTCAGGTGGGTAACTCGAGCTGA
- a CDS encoding acyltransferase family protein translates to MAAHLITDSPLTTTEPQRLTPAGLAPSVRRADIDGLRVLAISLVVVYHVWIGRVSGGVDVFLLVSAFLLTDAFLRRAERGAPAAILSTIVRRFARLLPAASTVILAVLGWMALAWAPSTWPPMWSQAWASLFYVQNWELAFSSADYYSRDVDTLSPLQHFWSLSIQGQVFVLWPLLLVSAIAVGRRLGASARRSVGVVFGVVFIASLAYSVVLTTENQQFAYFDTGARLWEFALGSLAAAAAPALRPPRAVVHAIAWLGLVGLLVCGVVLNVGTEFPGYAALWPTLCAVALLLAGGSATTAAPTAFLSSRPLQLLAPLSYGLYLVHWPILVAALIVLDTSHLGFLEGAAVIGLSLLAALLVHVIVERPLLSRTDRLRWSSGVVVATLAIVTVPLAGWQGYERWRAANIEPVENPGAAVLMPWLTIKTSADADLIPYGSALDEEWVHLDEPCSGEFRPTQAAARETCTQTLADSADAPTVLVLGDSHAEQWMGAILPVAEERDWNMVAILKGGCSLSVRETRPSSTSCLTWQEAAIRYAERLEPDLVVMMGTKAEPEGSGERVPRGLDDVIDRVSAERTQVLLVRDNPRFEVDMFGCIEEHGPESGLCKRERSDVLAKWNPAERLESDRVHILDLTEYLCPNGICEPVIGNVAVYMDDNHLSWAYARTLAPAVEAAVEELPGW, encoded by the coding sequence ATGGCAGCACACCTGATCACCGATTCTCCTCTAACGACCACGGAGCCTCAGCGTCTGACCCCGGCTGGCCTCGCCCCGTCCGTGCGGCGCGCCGACATCGATGGACTCCGCGTCCTCGCGATCTCTCTCGTCGTTGTCTACCACGTGTGGATCGGCCGCGTCTCCGGCGGCGTCGACGTCTTCCTTCTGGTCTCCGCCTTCCTCCTGACGGATGCGTTCCTGCGCCGTGCGGAAAGGGGCGCCCCCGCCGCGATCTTGTCGACCATCGTCCGGCGGTTCGCGCGCCTGCTTCCGGCGGCGTCGACCGTCATCTTGGCCGTACTGGGGTGGATGGCACTTGCGTGGGCACCGTCCACCTGGCCACCCATGTGGTCGCAAGCGTGGGCCTCGCTGTTCTACGTGCAGAACTGGGAGCTCGCGTTCTCGTCGGCGGACTACTACTCCCGCGACGTCGACACGCTCAGCCCTCTTCAGCACTTCTGGTCGCTCTCTATCCAAGGACAGGTCTTCGTCCTCTGGCCCCTTCTTCTGGTCAGCGCGATCGCGGTCGGGCGCCGCTTGGGCGCATCCGCCCGTCGAAGCGTGGGTGTGGTGTTCGGGGTCGTGTTCATCGCGTCGCTTGCATACTCGGTCGTGCTGACCACGGAGAATCAGCAGTTCGCGTACTTCGACACCGGCGCGCGGCTGTGGGAGTTCGCGTTGGGCAGTCTCGCCGCGGCCGCCGCGCCAGCCCTGCGCCCGCCCCGAGCGGTGGTGCATGCGATCGCTTGGCTCGGCCTGGTCGGTCTGCTCGTGTGCGGTGTGGTGCTGAACGTCGGCACAGAGTTCCCGGGCTACGCCGCATTGTGGCCGACGCTGTGCGCGGTCGCCCTGCTCCTGGCGGGCGGGAGTGCCACGACGGCCGCTCCGACGGCTTTCCTCTCCTCGCGCCCGCTCCAGCTCCTGGCGCCGCTGTCCTACGGGCTGTACCTGGTGCATTGGCCGATTCTGGTCGCCGCTCTCATCGTGCTCGACACTTCGCACCTGGGCTTCCTGGAGGGCGCGGCCGTCATCGGGCTATCCCTTCTAGCCGCGCTGCTCGTGCATGTCATCGTCGAGCGGCCCCTACTGTCGCGGACAGATCGGCTCCGCTGGTCGTCTGGGGTCGTGGTGGCAACGTTGGCGATCGTGACCGTCCCACTCGCCGGTTGGCAGGGATACGAGCGGTGGCGAGCGGCCAACATCGAGCCGGTCGAGAATCCCGGTGCAGCGGTCCTGATGCCGTGGCTCACCATCAAGACCTCCGCTGACGCGGATCTCATCCCATATGGCTCAGCTCTCGACGAGGAATGGGTCCATCTTGATGAACCTTGTTCCGGCGAGTTCCGCCCAACTCAGGCCGCCGCTCGGGAAACTTGTACCCAGACCCTCGCCGACTCCGCCGACGCGCCGACGGTCCTCGTCCTGGGGGATTCGCATGCGGAACAGTGGATGGGTGCCATTCTTCCCGTTGCGGAGGAACGGGATTGGAACATGGTGGCCATCCTCAAAGGCGGATGTTCTCTGTCGGTGCGTGAGACGCGGCCCTCCAGCACCTCGTGTCTGACGTGGCAGGAGGCGGCTATCCGCTACGCCGAGCGGCTTGAGCCGGACCTCGTGGTCATGATGGGTACGAAAGCCGAACCCGAGGGATCGGGGGAGCGGGTGCCCCGGGGCCTCGACGACGTGATCGATCGCGTCTCCGCGGAACGGACACAGGTGTTGCTTGTCCGAGACAATCCGCGCTTCGAGGTCGATATGTTCGGGTGCATCGAAGAACACGGGCCGGAGAGCGGGCTGTGCAAACGAGAACGCTCCGACGTACTTGCGAAGTGGAACCCTGCTGAACGGCTCGAGTCAGACCGTGTTCACATCCTTGATCTGACGGAGTACCTCTGCCCCAACGGCATCTGCGAGCCGGTGATCGGCAACGTCGCGGTCTACATGGACGACAACCACCTGAGCTGGGCATATGCCCGAACTCTGGCTCCGGCGGTGGAGGCCGCGGTGGAGGAGCTTCCAGGATGGTGA
- a CDS encoding ABC transporter permease: protein MSSATVGAPGSTRRYLHSLWLLSARDLRVRYATSALGYLWSVLDPLVMAGIYWFVFTQVFGRGVGEEPYIVFLITALLPWVWFNAAVTDFTKAFNKDARLVRSTSIPRSIWVTRIILSKGIEFLFSLPVLALFAIVGGATLDWGILWFPVAVILQTVLLLGLGLIVAPLCTLWGDLERTTRLILRALFYASPIIYGVSDLPAPFHEIAAFNPLAGIFTLYRVGFFPEQWDTLSVVVGALMSFVFLGVGVLVFRRLERPVLKEL, encoded by the coding sequence GTGAGTTCAGCGACAGTCGGCGCCCCCGGGTCTACGCGTCGCTACCTGCACTCGCTGTGGCTGCTCTCAGCGCGCGACCTGCGCGTTCGCTACGCCACGAGCGCCCTGGGGTACCTCTGGTCTGTGCTCGATCCCCTCGTGATGGCGGGGATCTACTGGTTCGTCTTCACTCAGGTGTTCGGCCGCGGCGTGGGCGAAGAGCCGTACATCGTCTTTCTCATCACAGCACTGCTGCCATGGGTGTGGTTCAACGCAGCGGTGACCGACTTCACCAAGGCGTTCAACAAGGATGCGCGGCTCGTCCGCTCGACATCGATCCCCCGCTCGATCTGGGTTACGCGCATCATCCTTAGCAAGGGGATTGAGTTCCTCTTCTCCCTGCCGGTGCTCGCACTTTTCGCGATCGTCGGTGGAGCGACGCTGGACTGGGGCATTCTCTGGTTCCCGGTGGCGGTTATCCTTCAGACCGTCCTGCTGCTCGGCCTCGGCTTGATTGTCGCTCCCCTGTGCACCCTTTGGGGCGACCTGGAACGTACCACTCGCCTGATCCTGCGAGCGCTCTTCTACGCGTCGCCGATCATCTACGGCGTCTCCGACCTGCCGGCGCCCTTCCACGAGATCGCTGCCTTCAATCCGCTGGCGGGGATCTTCACTCTCTACCGGGTGGGCTTCTTCCCCGAGCAGTGGGACACCCTCTCTGTCGTCGTCGGTGCACTGATGAGCTTCGTCTTCCTCGGGGTGGGTGTGCTGGTGTTCCGGCGCCTCGAGCGGCCCGTGCTGAAGGAGCTCTGA
- a CDS encoding ABC transporter ATP-binding protein has product MVNAIEADDLGVRFRRNRRGRRNIKDLFAGSNRRTAPDEFWPLRNVSFAVSPGESIGVVGRNGQGKSTLLKLVAGVLLPDEGSVRVNGGVAPLIEITGGFVGDLTVRENVRLTAGLHGMRRAEVSRRFDGIIDFAELDDFVDTPYKHLSNGMKVRLAFSVVSQLEEPVLLVDEVLAVGDRAFREKCYTRIDELLAEGRTLFFVSHNERDLRRFCRRGLYLDRHRLALDAPIDEVLRQYNQDHGG; this is encoded by the coding sequence ATTGTGAACGCGATCGAGGCCGACGACCTAGGGGTGCGGTTCCGTCGGAACCGCAGAGGCCGCCGAAACATCAAGGACCTCTTCGCCGGGTCCAACCGCCGAACGGCGCCGGATGAGTTCTGGCCTCTGCGGAACGTGTCCTTCGCCGTCTCCCCCGGCGAGTCCATCGGGGTTGTCGGGCGAAACGGTCAGGGGAAGTCGACGCTGCTGAAGCTGGTTGCCGGGGTTCTGCTCCCCGACGAAGGATCGGTTCGGGTCAACGGTGGAGTGGCACCACTCATTGAGATCACCGGGGGTTTCGTCGGCGACCTCACAGTTCGCGAAAACGTGCGCCTGACGGCGGGACTGCATGGGATGCGACGGGCCGAGGTCTCGCGTCGCTTCGACGGGATCATCGACTTCGCGGAGCTCGACGACTTCGTCGACACCCCCTACAAGCACCTCAGCAACGGGATGAAGGTCCGTCTGGCATTCTCCGTGGTCTCGCAGCTCGAAGAGCCCGTCCTGCTGGTTGATGAAGTCCTCGCCGTCGGCGACCGGGCGTTTCGGGAGAAGTGCTACACGCGCATCGACGAGCTCCTGGCCGAGGGGCGGACGCTTTTCTTCGTCTCCCACAACGAGCGGGATCTCCGCCGATTCTGTCGCCGAGGCCTGTACCTCGACCGGCACCGGCTCGCCCTCGACGCCCCGATCGACGAGGTCCTCCGCCAGTACAACCAGGACCACGGCGGCTGA
- a CDS encoding glycosyltransferase family A protein — protein sequence MPPAPASPRVSILVRTKDRPVLLARALDDMLAQTRSDWEAIIVNDGGDAAEVQAVVAARADPFAERVSVIHHQDSKGMEAAANVALAEAAGEFVVIHDDDDTWSPTFLAETVGHLQAHHDAIAVAVRTEIVDEEIRGSEIVETGRRPFGPPHDVVTLLDLLLINRVVPIGLLVRSEAVRRIGGYDESLPVVGDWEFNLRLARAGRIDFLPATPLAFWHQRAQADGALANSMGGGYGAHARYDRLVRDRQLRTDLEAGGTGHLLYLAMLVDEVVQGAEKRIVEAQLQAMAESEQRIVTELRNAIQLYSPAATARRAVRRILRRS from the coding sequence GTGCCCCCTGCCCCCGCCTCCCCCCGTGTTTCGATCCTTGTTCGCACAAAAGATCGGCCTGTCCTCCTCGCCCGAGCACTGGACGACATGCTCGCTCAGACTCGGTCCGATTGGGAGGCGATCATCGTGAACGACGGCGGGGACGCCGCCGAGGTGCAGGCAGTCGTTGCGGCCCGTGCCGACCCGTTCGCTGAGAGGGTGTCGGTGATCCATCATCAGGACTCGAAGGGCATGGAGGCCGCCGCCAACGTCGCCCTCGCAGAGGCGGCGGGCGAGTTCGTGGTGATCCACGACGATGACGACACCTGGTCTCCGACCTTCCTCGCGGAGACCGTCGGGCATCTGCAGGCTCACCATGACGCCATTGCGGTCGCCGTACGCACCGAGATCGTCGACGAGGAGATTCGTGGCTCGGAGATCGTCGAGACCGGGCGGCGGCCCTTCGGGCCTCCCCACGACGTCGTCACACTGCTCGACCTCCTCCTGATCAATCGCGTGGTGCCGATCGGTCTCCTGGTTCGCTCCGAGGCGGTGCGACGAATCGGTGGATACGACGAGTCCCTTCCTGTCGTCGGCGATTGGGAGTTCAACCTCCGTCTGGCTCGCGCCGGGCGGATCGATTTCCTGCCCGCCACGCCGCTGGCCTTCTGGCATCAGCGAGCGCAGGCGGATGGAGCGCTCGCGAACAGCATGGGCGGCGGGTACGGCGCCCATGCCCGCTATGACCGGCTGGTGCGTGATCGGCAGCTGCGCACGGACCTCGAAGCCGGTGGCACCGGCCATCTCCTCTATCTCGCGATGCTCGTCGACGAAGTGGTGCAGGGAGCCGAGAAGCGCATCGTCGAAGCTCAGCTACAGGCGATGGCCGAGTCCGAGCAGCGCATCGTCACTGAGCTCAGGAATGCCATCCAGCTCTACTCCCCGGCCGCTACGGCGCGGCGAGCGGTCCGCCGGATTCTTCGGCGGTCCTGA